The Mytilus edulis chromosome 12, xbMytEdul2.2, whole genome shotgun sequence genome contains a region encoding:
- the LOC139497454 gene encoding uncharacterized protein, which yields MAVLRILGIMMCFIAVVNCQICASDAKTEDPFQGKLEDEKGYPEAEIEIAYEKLDRDTKALIDKDAGEMTTLSKYDFLPVSHLSSSLCPHTFVTVYPRGWHFLSSSLGKCWILNRWWNTPLSYAVCPTKSCQGLPCPAKNYRCTPSNYKGYVAWTYCLGKGFSRRWFKLPQCCECQRFKC from the exons ATGGCTGTTCTAAGAATTTTG GGTATTATGATGTGTTTTATTGCTGTTGTCAACTGCCAGATTTGTGCATCAGATGCAAAAACTGAAGATCCATTTCAAGGAAAATTAGAAGACGAAAAGGGCTATCCAGA AGCTGAAATAGAAATTGCATATGAGAAGTTAGACCGGGACACAAAAGCACTGATCGATAAAGATGCCGGTGAAATGACAACTTTGAGTAAATACGACTTCCTGCCTGT TTCGCATTTGTCGTCATCCCTTTGCCCTCACACATTTGTCACAGTCTATCCAAGAGGATGGCATTTCCTAAGCAGTAGTCTGGGAAAGTGTTGGATTCTCAATAGATGGTGGAATACCCCACTCTCATACGCTGTGTGCCC AACAAAATCATGCCAAGGCCTACCATGTCCTGCTAAAAACTACCGTTGTACACCATCGAACTACAAGGGCTACGTAGCATGGACCTATTGTCTAGGAAAAGGATTCAGTCGCAGATGGTTTAAATTGCCTCAGTGTTGTGAATGTCAAAGATTTAAATGTTGA
- the LOC139497319 gene encoding uncharacterized protein: MKILRTLVFFCVFAYGFCQEEDQCDAQYNDDILAGFDFNDGDKYPESEIDGAEKELSTQNARDYAQLKSDKDDAQSLISLNTKDPWIAPPQPANASMCESKFRSLNIGKTFWYYGKKCYVLKPWWNTLFTAITYADCKPQYCKNVPCMSWMFPYRYKCVQSNYKIFNIWLYCPQPFPRIRRLQLRVPQCCECRKFKAPWIAWEDLTKG; the protein is encoded by the exons ATGAAAATATTAAGAACATTG GTATTCTTCTGTGTCTTTGCATATGGCTTCTGCCAAGAAGAAGACCAATGTGATGCCCAGTATAATGATGATATTCTAGCAGGATTTGATTTCAATGATGGAGATAAATACCCTGA GTCTGAAATAGACGGAGCGGAGAAAGAACTCTCTACACAGAATGCAAGAGATTATGCGCAGCTAAAGAGTGATAAAGACGATGCACAAAGCCTCATTTCGTTAAATACAAAAGACCCGTGGATCGCACCACc acaaCCTGCTAACGCATCGATGTGTGAGTCTAAGTTCAGATCGTTGAATATTGGTAAAACATTTTGGTATTATGGGAAAAAGTGTTACGTGCTGAAACCTTGGTGGAATACTCTATTTACAGCTATAACGTATGCTGACTGCAA ACCACAATATTGTAAGAATGTTCCTTGCATGTCCTGGATGTTCCCATACAGATATAAGTGTGTACAAAGCAACTACAAAATCTTCAACATTTGGCTATACTGTCCACAACCATTCCCACGTATACGCAGACTACAACTGAGAGTTCCGCAATGTTGTGAATGTAGGAAATTCAAAGCACCTTGGATTGCATGGGAGGATTTAACCAAAGGGTAG